The following coding sequences are from one Pelmatolapia mariae isolate MD_Pm_ZW linkage group LG4, Pm_UMD_F_2, whole genome shotgun sequence window:
- the LOC134625322 gene encoding adenylosuccinate lyase-like isoform X1, whose protein sequence is MAGAEEMNKYRSPLVSRYASKEMSYNFSDKKKFTTWRKLWIYLAKAEKALGLPITDAQIAEMESHAEDIDFAMAAEEEQKLRHDVMAHVHTFAHCCPTAAPIIHLGATSCYVGDNTDLIALHDGFNILLPKLARVIDRLANFAEEYADLPTLGFTHFQPAQLTTMGKRACLWLQDLVMDVRNLERARDDLRFRGVKGTTGTQASFLQLFQGDHDKVEELDKMVTEMAGFKKAYLVTGQTYNCKVDIDCLSTLAGLGASVHKICTDIRLLANLKEIEEPFEKEQIGSSAMPYKRNPMRAERCCSLARHLIALMADPLQTASVQWLERTLDDSANRRIFLPESFLTADIILSTLQNITEGLVVYPKVIERHIRHELPFMATENIIKAIVKAGGNRQECHEKISVLTQEATAVVKQEGGDNDLLARIQRDPYFAPILGQLDALLDPKTFIGRAPQQVSKFLAEEVCPLLEPYKFNMDVKVDLAV, encoded by the exons ATGGCCGGAGCAGAAGAGATGAATAAATATCgctcacctctggtgtccagaTACGCCAGCAAAGAAATGAGCTACAACTTTAGTGACAAAAAGAAGTTCACCACTTGGAGGAAGCTGTGGATTTATCTCGCCAAAGCTGAAAAG GCTCTGGGTCTGCCCATCACTGATGCTCAGATTGCAGAGATGGAGAGCCATGCAGAGGACATTGACTTTGCCATGGCGGCTGAAGAAGAGCAAAAGCTGAGGCACGATGTCATGGCGCACGTCCACACCTTTGCACACTGCTGCCCCACAGCTGCTCCCATCATCCACCTCGGAGCTACGTCATGCTATGTGGGAGACAATACT gATCTCATTGCATTGCATGATGGCTTCAACATCCTCTTGCCTAAG ctgGCCAGAGTCATCGACCGGCTGGCAAACTTTGCAGAGGAATACGCTGACCTCCCCACGCTCGGCTTTACACACTTCCA GCCTGCCCAGTTGACCACAATGGGGAAGCGAGCGTGTCTGTGGCTGCAGGATTTGGTGATGGATGTGAGGAACCTGGAGCGAGCCCGCGATGATCTTCGTTTCCGTGGAGTCAAGGGGACCACAGGCACCCAGGCCAGCTTCCTACAGCTCTTTCAAGGGGACCATGACAAG GTTGAAGAGCTTGACAAGATGGTGACAGAGATGGCTGGCTTTAAGAA AGCCTACCTGGTGACTGGGCAGACGTACAATTGTAAAGTGGACATAGACTGCCTGTCCACGCTCGCTGGTTTGGGAGCTTCTGTGCACAAG ATCTGCACAGACATCCGCCTGCTGGCCAACCTAAAAGAGATTGAGGAACCTTTTGAGAAGGAGCAGATTG GTTCCAGTGCTATGCCCTACAAGAGGAACCCCATGCGTGCAGAACGCTGCTGTAGCTTGGCCCGACATCTGATTGCATTGATGGCCGACCCTCTGCAGACTGCCTCAGTCCAGTGGCTGGAGAGGACACTGGATGACAGCGCCAACAG GAGGATCTTCCTGCCTGAGTCCTTCCTGACAGCAGACATCATCCTCAGCACGCTGCAGAACATCACAGAGGGTCTTGTGGTCTACCCCAAAGTCATTGAGAGACACATCCGCCACGAGCTGCCCTTCATGGCCACAGAGAACATTATTAAGGCGATAGTGAAGGCAGGAGGAAACAGACAG GAGTGCCACGAGAAAATCAGCGTTCTCACCCAAGAGGCCACAGCTGTGGTTAAACAGGAAGGTGGAGACAATGACCTGCTGGCCAGAATCCAGCGAGACCCATACTTTGCACCCATTCTAGGGCAGCTGGATGCTTTGCTGGACCCCAAGACCTTTATTGGGCGTGCTCCACAGCAG GTGTCAAAGTTCCTGGCTGAAGAAGTATGCCCCCTACTGGAGCCATACAAGTTTAATATGGACGTCAAGGTTGACCTTGCGGTTTGA
- the LOC134625322 gene encoding adenylosuccinate lyase-like isoform X3 → MAGAEEMNKYRSPLVSRYASKEMSYNFSDKKKFTTWRKLWIYLAKAEKALGLPITDAQIAEMESHAEDIDFAMAAEEEQKLRHDVMAHVHTFAHCCPTAAPIIHLGATSCYVGDNTDLIALHDGFNILLPKLARVIDRLANFAEEYADLPTLGFTHFQPAQLTTMGKRACLWLQDLVMDVRNLERARDDLRFRGVKGTTGTQASFLQLFQGDHDKVEELDKMVTEMAGFKKAYLVTGQTYNCKVDIDCLSTLAGLGASVHKICTDIRLLANLKEIEEPFEKEQIGSSAMPYKRNPMRAERCCSLARHLIALMADPLQTASVQWLERTLDDSANRRIFLPESFLTADIILSTLQNITEGLVVYPKVIERHIRHELPFMATENIIKAIVKAGGNRQVSKFLAEEVCPLLEPYKFNMDVKVDLAV, encoded by the exons ATGGCCGGAGCAGAAGAGATGAATAAATATCgctcacctctggtgtccagaTACGCCAGCAAAGAAATGAGCTACAACTTTAGTGACAAAAAGAAGTTCACCACTTGGAGGAAGCTGTGGATTTATCTCGCCAAAGCTGAAAAG GCTCTGGGTCTGCCCATCACTGATGCTCAGATTGCAGAGATGGAGAGCCATGCAGAGGACATTGACTTTGCCATGGCGGCTGAAGAAGAGCAAAAGCTGAGGCACGATGTCATGGCGCACGTCCACACCTTTGCACACTGCTGCCCCACAGCTGCTCCCATCATCCACCTCGGAGCTACGTCATGCTATGTGGGAGACAATACT gATCTCATTGCATTGCATGATGGCTTCAACATCCTCTTGCCTAAG ctgGCCAGAGTCATCGACCGGCTGGCAAACTTTGCAGAGGAATACGCTGACCTCCCCACGCTCGGCTTTACACACTTCCA GCCTGCCCAGTTGACCACAATGGGGAAGCGAGCGTGTCTGTGGCTGCAGGATTTGGTGATGGATGTGAGGAACCTGGAGCGAGCCCGCGATGATCTTCGTTTCCGTGGAGTCAAGGGGACCACAGGCACCCAGGCCAGCTTCCTACAGCTCTTTCAAGGGGACCATGACAAG GTTGAAGAGCTTGACAAGATGGTGACAGAGATGGCTGGCTTTAAGAA AGCCTACCTGGTGACTGGGCAGACGTACAATTGTAAAGTGGACATAGACTGCCTGTCCACGCTCGCTGGTTTGGGAGCTTCTGTGCACAAG ATCTGCACAGACATCCGCCTGCTGGCCAACCTAAAAGAGATTGAGGAACCTTTTGAGAAGGAGCAGATTG GTTCCAGTGCTATGCCCTACAAGAGGAACCCCATGCGTGCAGAACGCTGCTGTAGCTTGGCCCGACATCTGATTGCATTGATGGCCGACCCTCTGCAGACTGCCTCAGTCCAGTGGCTGGAGAGGACACTGGATGACAGCGCCAACAG GAGGATCTTCCTGCCTGAGTCCTTCCTGACAGCAGACATCATCCTCAGCACGCTGCAGAACATCACAGAGGGTCTTGTGGTCTACCCCAAAGTCATTGAGAGACACATCCGCCACGAGCTGCCCTTCATGGCCACAGAGAACATTATTAAGGCGATAGTGAAGGCAGGAGGAAACAGACAG GTGTCAAAGTTCCTGGCTGAAGAAGTATGCCCCCTACTGGAGCCATACAAGTTTAATATGGACGTCAAGGTTGACCTTGCGGTTTGA
- the LOC134625322 gene encoding adenylosuccinate lyase-like isoform X2 yields the protein MAGAEEMNKYRSPLVSRYASKEMSYNFSDKKKFTTWRKLWIYLAKAEKALGLPITDAQIAEMESHAEDIDFAMAAEEEQKLRHDVMAHVHTFAHCCPTAAPIIHLGATSCYVGDNTLARVIDRLANFAEEYADLPTLGFTHFQPAQLTTMGKRACLWLQDLVMDVRNLERARDDLRFRGVKGTTGTQASFLQLFQGDHDKVEELDKMVTEMAGFKKAYLVTGQTYNCKVDIDCLSTLAGLGASVHKICTDIRLLANLKEIEEPFEKEQIGSSAMPYKRNPMRAERCCSLARHLIALMADPLQTASVQWLERTLDDSANRRIFLPESFLTADIILSTLQNITEGLVVYPKVIERHIRHELPFMATENIIKAIVKAGGNRQECHEKISVLTQEATAVVKQEGGDNDLLARIQRDPYFAPILGQLDALLDPKTFIGRAPQQVSKFLAEEVCPLLEPYKFNMDVKVDLAV from the exons ATGGCCGGAGCAGAAGAGATGAATAAATATCgctcacctctggtgtccagaTACGCCAGCAAAGAAATGAGCTACAACTTTAGTGACAAAAAGAAGTTCACCACTTGGAGGAAGCTGTGGATTTATCTCGCCAAAGCTGAAAAG GCTCTGGGTCTGCCCATCACTGATGCTCAGATTGCAGAGATGGAGAGCCATGCAGAGGACATTGACTTTGCCATGGCGGCTGAAGAAGAGCAAAAGCTGAGGCACGATGTCATGGCGCACGTCCACACCTTTGCACACTGCTGCCCCACAGCTGCTCCCATCATCCACCTCGGAGCTACGTCATGCTATGTGGGAGACAATACT ctgGCCAGAGTCATCGACCGGCTGGCAAACTTTGCAGAGGAATACGCTGACCTCCCCACGCTCGGCTTTACACACTTCCA GCCTGCCCAGTTGACCACAATGGGGAAGCGAGCGTGTCTGTGGCTGCAGGATTTGGTGATGGATGTGAGGAACCTGGAGCGAGCCCGCGATGATCTTCGTTTCCGTGGAGTCAAGGGGACCACAGGCACCCAGGCCAGCTTCCTACAGCTCTTTCAAGGGGACCATGACAAG GTTGAAGAGCTTGACAAGATGGTGACAGAGATGGCTGGCTTTAAGAA AGCCTACCTGGTGACTGGGCAGACGTACAATTGTAAAGTGGACATAGACTGCCTGTCCACGCTCGCTGGTTTGGGAGCTTCTGTGCACAAG ATCTGCACAGACATCCGCCTGCTGGCCAACCTAAAAGAGATTGAGGAACCTTTTGAGAAGGAGCAGATTG GTTCCAGTGCTATGCCCTACAAGAGGAACCCCATGCGTGCAGAACGCTGCTGTAGCTTGGCCCGACATCTGATTGCATTGATGGCCGACCCTCTGCAGACTGCCTCAGTCCAGTGGCTGGAGAGGACACTGGATGACAGCGCCAACAG GAGGATCTTCCTGCCTGAGTCCTTCCTGACAGCAGACATCATCCTCAGCACGCTGCAGAACATCACAGAGGGTCTTGTGGTCTACCCCAAAGTCATTGAGAGACACATCCGCCACGAGCTGCCCTTCATGGCCACAGAGAACATTATTAAGGCGATAGTGAAGGCAGGAGGAAACAGACAG GAGTGCCACGAGAAAATCAGCGTTCTCACCCAAGAGGCCACAGCTGTGGTTAAACAGGAAGGTGGAGACAATGACCTGCTGGCCAGAATCCAGCGAGACCCATACTTTGCACCCATTCTAGGGCAGCTGGATGCTTTGCTGGACCCCAAGACCTTTATTGGGCGTGCTCCACAGCAG GTGTCAAAGTTCCTGGCTGAAGAAGTATGCCCCCTACTGGAGCCATACAAGTTTAATATGGACGTCAAGGTTGACCTTGCGGTTTGA